A stretch of the Malus domestica chromosome 08, GDT2T_hap1 genome encodes the following:
- the LOC103441116 gene encoding ABSCISIC ACID-INSENSITIVE 5-like protein 5 isoform X1 yields the protein MGTNMNFKGFGNEPLIARQSSIYTLTFEELQNTIGGSGKDFGSMNMDELLKSIWTAEETQIIAPAAGGAGGQDGLDHGSGGSLQRQGSLTLPRTLSQKTVDEVWKNLSKEGTGAGGSNMPQRQPTLGEMTLEEFLFRAGVVREDAQVAPKPNGAGFFGDLSRFGNSGSLEFEFQQPNSGVGVMGNRVSENNNHQGSNLPLNANGVRSSQHHNQQQQQQQHLPQQQQQIFPKQQPVTYNTSQLPMGPNAQLGSPGMRGGMMGIGDLGMNGALVPSSGMGMVGLGAAGAVRVVTPSPAKLLSSDGIEKSNGTDTSSVSPVPYVFNGGFRGRKGGGPVEKVVERRQRRMIKNRESAARSRARKQAYTTELEAEVAELKEENQELLKKQAEMVEMQKNQQDLEIINLQRGKKRCLRRTMTGPF from the exons ATGGGAACCAACATGAACTTCAAGGGATTTGGGAACGAACCGCTGATAGCGAGGCAGTCGTCGATCTATACGCTGACGTTTGAGGAGCTGCAGAACACCATTGGAGGCTCAgggaaggattttgggtctatGAACATGGATGAGCTCTTGAAGAGCATATGGACGGCTGAAGAGACTCAGATTATAGCACCGGCTGCCGGCGGCGCTGGTGGCCAAGACGGGCTTGACCACGGCAGTGGGGGGTCTCTTCAGAGGCAGGGCTCTCTGACCCTACCCCGGACCCTGAGCCAGAAAACTGTGGATGAGGTGTGGAAGAACCTTTCGAAAGAAGGAACGGGTGCCGGCGGGTCTAATATGCCTCAGAGGCAGCCGACTTTGGGGGAGATGACTTTGGAGGAGTTTTTGTTTAGAGCTGGGGTTGTGAGAGAAGATGCACAAGTGGCTCCAAAGCCTAATGGTGCTGGTTTTTTTGGTGATTTGTCTCGTTTTGGTAATTCTGGTAGTTTGGAATTCGAGTTTCAGCAACCGAATAGCGGTGTTGGTGTGATGGGGAATCGAGTTTCTGAGAACAATAATCATCAAGGTTCGAATTTGCCATTGAATGCTAACGGGGTTAGATCAAGTCAGCATCAcaatcagcagcagcagcagcagcaacacttgccacagcagcagcagcaaataTTTCCCAAGCAACAACCTGTGACTTACAACACTTCTCAGCTGCCTATGGGACCAAATGCTCAGTTGGGTAGTCCTGGAATGAGGGGTGGGATGATGGGAATCGGTGATCTGGGTATGAATGGCGCTTTGGTTCCGAGTTCAGGGATGGGAATGGTTGGGTTAGGAGCTGCAGGAGCTGTTCGTGTGGTGACGCCTTCACCTGCGAAACTGTTGTCATCTGATGGGATTGAGAAGAGTAATGGTACTGATACGTCGTCTGTGTCACCGGTGCCTTACGTGTTTAATGGCGGTTTTAGGGGGAGGAAGGGCGGCGGGCCTGTGGagaaggttgttgagagaaggCAGAGAAGAATGATTAAGAACAGAGAATCAGCTGCCAGGTCCAGAGCTCGCAAGCAG GCTTACACAACGGAATTGGAAGCAGAAGTTGCAGAACTGAAGGAGGAGAACCAAGAGTTGCTGAAAAAACAGGCTGAAATGGTGGAAATGCAGAAGAATCAG CAGGACCTGGAGATTATAAACCTTCAACGAGGAAAGAAGCGATGCTTGAGAAGAACAATGACAGGTCCGTTTTGA
- the LOC103441116 gene encoding ABSCISIC ACID-INSENSITIVE 5-like protein 5 isoform X3 has translation MGTNMNFKGFGNEPLIARQSSIYTLTFEELQNTIGGSGKDFGSMNMDELLKSIWTAEETQIIAPAAGGAGGQDGLDHGSGGSLQRQGSLTLPRTLSQKTVDEVWKNLSKEGTGAGGSNMPQRQPTLGEMTLEEFLFRAGVVREDAQVAPKPNGAGFFGDLSRFGNSGSLEFEFQQPNSGVGVMGNRVSENNNHQGSNLPLNANGVRSSQHHNQQQQQQQHLPQQQQQIFPKQQPVTYNTSQLPMGPNAQLGSPGMRGGMMGIGDLGMNGALVPSSGMGMVGLGAAGAVRVVTPSPAKLLSSDGIEKSNGTDTSSVSPVPYVFNGGFRGRKGGGPVEKVVERRQRRMIKNRESAARSRARKQAYTTELEAEVAELKEENQELLKKQAEMVEMQKNQFKLARA, from the exons ATGGGAACCAACATGAACTTCAAGGGATTTGGGAACGAACCGCTGATAGCGAGGCAGTCGTCGATCTATACGCTGACGTTTGAGGAGCTGCAGAACACCATTGGAGGCTCAgggaaggattttgggtctatGAACATGGATGAGCTCTTGAAGAGCATATGGACGGCTGAAGAGACTCAGATTATAGCACCGGCTGCCGGCGGCGCTGGTGGCCAAGACGGGCTTGACCACGGCAGTGGGGGGTCTCTTCAGAGGCAGGGCTCTCTGACCCTACCCCGGACCCTGAGCCAGAAAACTGTGGATGAGGTGTGGAAGAACCTTTCGAAAGAAGGAACGGGTGCCGGCGGGTCTAATATGCCTCAGAGGCAGCCGACTTTGGGGGAGATGACTTTGGAGGAGTTTTTGTTTAGAGCTGGGGTTGTGAGAGAAGATGCACAAGTGGCTCCAAAGCCTAATGGTGCTGGTTTTTTTGGTGATTTGTCTCGTTTTGGTAATTCTGGTAGTTTGGAATTCGAGTTTCAGCAACCGAATAGCGGTGTTGGTGTGATGGGGAATCGAGTTTCTGAGAACAATAATCATCAAGGTTCGAATTTGCCATTGAATGCTAACGGGGTTAGATCAAGTCAGCATCAcaatcagcagcagcagcagcagcaacacttgccacagcagcagcagcaaataTTTCCCAAGCAACAACCTGTGACTTACAACACTTCTCAGCTGCCTATGGGACCAAATGCTCAGTTGGGTAGTCCTGGAATGAGGGGTGGGATGATGGGAATCGGTGATCTGGGTATGAATGGCGCTTTGGTTCCGAGTTCAGGGATGGGAATGGTTGGGTTAGGAGCTGCAGGAGCTGTTCGTGTGGTGACGCCTTCACCTGCGAAACTGTTGTCATCTGATGGGATTGAGAAGAGTAATGGTACTGATACGTCGTCTGTGTCACCGGTGCCTTACGTGTTTAATGGCGGTTTTAGGGGGAGGAAGGGCGGCGGGCCTGTGGagaaggttgttgagagaaggCAGAGAAGAATGATTAAGAACAGAGAATCAGCTGCCAGGTCCAGAGCTCGCAAGCAG GCTTACACAACGGAATTGGAAGCAGAAGTTGCAGAACTGAAGGAGGAGAACCAAGAGTTGCTGAAAAAACAGGCTGAAATGGTGGAAATGCAGAAGAATCAG TTCAAACTAGCCAGAGCCTGA
- the LOC139198250 gene encoding protein DCL, chloroplastic-like encodes MASLSRSPPLLLRHINSLTLHPCPLTLSFPFLNTTVPHPRPCALKTGPDGGSRIGRPGTQGPDPGLLRKPVVSSGKDMDGISEEDGGEDGKWVDWEDKILEDTVPLVGFVRMILHSGKYESGDRLSPEHQKTVLERLLPFHPEAKKKIGSGIDYITVGYHPDFESSRCLFIVQKDGTLVDFSYWKCIKGLIRKNYPLYADSFILRHFRKRRRGL; translated from the exons ATGGCATCTCTCTCCAGATCACCGCCGCTCCTCCTCCGCCACATAAACTCCCTCACCCTCCACCCCTGCCCCCTAACTCTATCCTTCCCTTTCCTCAATACGACGGTGCCTCACCCCCGCCCCTGCGCCCTGAAGACGGGACCCGACGGGGGCAGCAGAATCGGGAGGCCCGGGACGCAGGGGCCCGACCCGGGACTGCTCCGAAAGCCGGTGGTTTCGTCCGGGAAGGACATGGACGGGATTTCGGaggaagatgggggagaagatgGGAAATGGGTCGATTGGGAGGATAAGATTTTGGAGGATACAGTTCCGCTGGTAGGGTTTGTGAGGATGATTCTTCATTCGGGGAAGTACGAGAGCGGAGATAGATTGAGTCCTGAGCATCAGAAGACTGTTCTCGAAAGGTTGCTTCCGTTTCATCCTGAAGCTAAGAAGAAGATCGGTTCTGGAATCGATTATATCACG GTTGGTTATCACCCTGATTTTGAAAGCTCAAGATGTTTGTTCATTGTTCAAAAGGACGGAACACTAGTCGACTTTTCATATTGGAAATGCATAAAGGGGCTGATAAGGAAGAACTATCCTTTATACGCAGACAGCTTCATTCTCAGACATTTCCGAAAGCGCAGACGCGGTTTATGA
- the LOC139198249 gene encoding uncharacterized protein has protein sequence MERQMLDASAGGVLVDKTPVAAKILIANRALNAQRYEGVRQRDPPRQQVNEVSAISELQSQMANLIVLLSQVVDGSKVQGAAMCGVCTMQGHLNDQCPQLIENGGWENANVVGYQGQNQSRNDPYSNTYSPGWRNHPNFKWREPQQPQQQGGYRQPPPGLYQRPFALPQVPPQSAPTNSGLARLGLD, from the exons ATGGAGAggcaaatgcttgatgcttcagcGGGAGGTGTTTTGGTTGATAAAACACCGGTGGCTGCAAAGATCTTAATTGCAAACCGAGCCTTGAATGCACAACGATATGAAGGAGTTAGACAAAGAGACCCTCCACGgcaacaagtgaatgaggtaagtgcaatttctgaacttcaatctcaaatggctaatctcattgttcttttgtctcaggTTGTTGATGGATCCAAAGTGCAAGGTGCGGCCATGTGTGGAGTGTGCACTATGCAGGGACATCtcaatgatcaatgccctcaattgatagagaatggaggatgggaaaatGCAAATGTCGTGGGCTACCAAGGTCAAAATCAGTCACGgaatgatccatactctaaCACCTATAGTCCGGGTTGGAGAAAtcatccaaacttcaagtggagagagcctcaacaacctcaacaacaaggaggatatAGACAGCCACCTCCGGGGCTCTATCAAAGGCCATTCGCACTACCACAAGTAccaccacaatctgccccaacaaATTCAG gattagcaaggcttggactggactag
- the LOC103441116 gene encoding ABSCISIC ACID-INSENSITIVE 5-like protein 5 isoform X2, with protein MGTNMNFKGFGNEPLIARQSSIYTLTFEELQNTIGGSGKDFGSMNMDELLKSIWTAEETQIIAPAAGGAGGQDGLDHGSGGSLQRQGSLTLPRTLSQKTVDEVWKNLSKEGTGAGGSNMPQRQPTLGEMTLEEFLFRAGVVREDAQVAPKPNGAGFFGDLSRFGNSGSLEFEFQQPNSGVGVMGNRVSENNNHQGSNLPLNANGVRSSQHHNQQQQQQQHLPQQQQQIFPKQQPVTYNTSQLPMGPNAQLGSPGMRGGMMGIGDLGMNGALVPSSGMGMVGLGAAGAVRVVTPSPAKLLSSDGIEKSNGTDTSSVSPVPYVFNGGFRGRKGGGPVEKVVERRQRRMIKNRESAARSRARKQAYTTELEAEVAELKEENQELLKKQAEMVEMQKNQDLEIINLQRGKKRCLRRTMTGPF; from the exons ATGGGAACCAACATGAACTTCAAGGGATTTGGGAACGAACCGCTGATAGCGAGGCAGTCGTCGATCTATACGCTGACGTTTGAGGAGCTGCAGAACACCATTGGAGGCTCAgggaaggattttgggtctatGAACATGGATGAGCTCTTGAAGAGCATATGGACGGCTGAAGAGACTCAGATTATAGCACCGGCTGCCGGCGGCGCTGGTGGCCAAGACGGGCTTGACCACGGCAGTGGGGGGTCTCTTCAGAGGCAGGGCTCTCTGACCCTACCCCGGACCCTGAGCCAGAAAACTGTGGATGAGGTGTGGAAGAACCTTTCGAAAGAAGGAACGGGTGCCGGCGGGTCTAATATGCCTCAGAGGCAGCCGACTTTGGGGGAGATGACTTTGGAGGAGTTTTTGTTTAGAGCTGGGGTTGTGAGAGAAGATGCACAAGTGGCTCCAAAGCCTAATGGTGCTGGTTTTTTTGGTGATTTGTCTCGTTTTGGTAATTCTGGTAGTTTGGAATTCGAGTTTCAGCAACCGAATAGCGGTGTTGGTGTGATGGGGAATCGAGTTTCTGAGAACAATAATCATCAAGGTTCGAATTTGCCATTGAATGCTAACGGGGTTAGATCAAGTCAGCATCAcaatcagcagcagcagcagcagcaacacttgccacagcagcagcagcaaataTTTCCCAAGCAACAACCTGTGACTTACAACACTTCTCAGCTGCCTATGGGACCAAATGCTCAGTTGGGTAGTCCTGGAATGAGGGGTGGGATGATGGGAATCGGTGATCTGGGTATGAATGGCGCTTTGGTTCCGAGTTCAGGGATGGGAATGGTTGGGTTAGGAGCTGCAGGAGCTGTTCGTGTGGTGACGCCTTCACCTGCGAAACTGTTGTCATCTGATGGGATTGAGAAGAGTAATGGTACTGATACGTCGTCTGTGTCACCGGTGCCTTACGTGTTTAATGGCGGTTTTAGGGGGAGGAAGGGCGGCGGGCCTGTGGagaaggttgttgagagaaggCAGAGAAGAATGATTAAGAACAGAGAATCAGCTGCCAGGTCCAGAGCTCGCAAGCAG GCTTACACAACGGAATTGGAAGCAGAAGTTGCAGAACTGAAGGAGGAGAACCAAGAGTTGCTGAAAAAACAGGCTGAAATGGTGGAAATGCAGAAGAATCAG GACCTGGAGATTATAAACCTTCAACGAGGAAAGAAGCGATGCTTGAGAAGAACAATGACAGGTCCGTTTTGA